The following proteins come from a genomic window of Amaranthus tricolor cultivar Red isolate AtriRed21 chromosome 14, ASM2621246v1, whole genome shotgun sequence:
- the LOC130799528 gene encoding putative ripening-related protein 1, producing MSKLITSYRYTLTALLLTISLIFSHTTTTNARKCNPYKPLIGRPAPPGKCDPSGATCCEAGRSYLTYKCSPPVTRQTSAILTVNSFAEGGDGGGPSKCDNRFHHDSARVVALSTGWFEHRSRCGKHIIINGNGRSTTAKVVDECDSTQGCDREHGYQVPCHYNVVDASNAVWSALGVSDSSSQYGGMKITWTDA from the coding sequence ATGAGTAAGCTTATCACTTCCTACCGTTATACTCTCACAGCATTGCTTCTAACAATCTCCCTCATCTTCTCACacaccaccaccaccaatgccagAAAATGCAACCCATATAAGCCTCTTATCGGCAGGCCGGCCCCTCCAGGGAAATGTGATCCTAGTGGAGCGACCTGTTGCGAAGCAGGCCGCTCTTACCTTACATACAAATGCTCACCCCCAGTAACTCGCCAAACCTCAGCAATCCTAACGGTAAACAGCTTTGCCGAAGGTGGAGACGGGGGTGGCCCTTCAAAATGTGATAACCGATTCCACCATGACAGCGCCCGTGTGGTTGCTCTGTCGACTGGATGGTTTGAACATAGGTCTCGATGCGGCAAACATATTATCATCAACGGCAATGGGAGAAGCACTACAGCAAAGGTGGTGGACGAGTGTGACTCCACCCAGGGGTGTGATAGAGAACATGGGTATCAAGTCCCTTGCCACTATAATGTTGTGGATGCATCTAATGCTGTTTGGAGTGCCCTTGGGGTGTCCGATAGCTCAAGTCAATACGGTGGTATGAAGATTACTTGGACTGATGCATAA
- the LOC130799335 gene encoding uncharacterized protein LOC130799335: protein MGPAELQELKVQLEDFLDKGCIRAKEDIAKTAFRTRYGHYEFTVMTFGLTNAPVAFMDLMNRIFQLYLDKFHFLGHVITKDGVAVDPLKVQAVMNWPTPTNVTEVRSFLELKSSLTSAPALTLPNESGEYEVYTDASKIGLGKANKVADALSRKSSHTMNALILADELCEEIRRMNLEVVEYGYVGTQLNGMMIEFDIFEEIRYKGRWCIPHDEELKTKIMTEAHNSPY from the exons ATGGGGCCTGCCGAGTTGCAAGAGTTGAAGGTACAATTGGAGGATTTTTTGGATAAAGGATGTATAAGAGCAA AGGAGGATATAGCCAAAACAGCTTTTCGAACAAGGTAtggccattatgagttcaccGTCATGACCTTTGGACTCACTAATGCACCTGTTGCCTTTATGGACCTTATGAATAGGATTTTTCAGctttatttggataagttt CATTTTTTggggcatgtaattacaaaGGATGGAGTAGCGGTAGATCCCTTAAAGGTTCAAGCGGTAATGAactggcctacacccactaatGTGACAGAAGTGAGAAGTTTCTTAG agttgaaatcaagCCTTACTTCTGCTCCTGCGCTGACTTTACCAAATGAAAGTGGAGAATATGAGGTTTATACAGACGCATCTAAGATtggactag GAAAGGCAAACAAAGTAGCTGATGCTCTGAGTAGGAAGTCAAGTCATACAATGAATGCGTTAATTTTGGCAGACGAGTTGTGTGAAGAGATTCGTAGgatgaacttagaagtggtagAATATGGATATGTGGGTACTCAATTGAATGGAATGATGATTGAATtcgatatttttgaggaaattaga tataaaggaagatggtgcatACCGCATGATGAGGAGCTTAAGACTAAGATTATGACTGAAGCCCATAATTCCCCATACTAA
- the LOC130799529 gene encoding polyadenylate-binding protein-interacting protein 12-like, with translation MAVVENTVKVDMGSENGSLNWSSEMKRVEEDEQKVKVSNKDNENHNREMRELEEMLSKLNPSAKEFVPHTLLTNPNPQFHGPFVPNLFPVPMDDPSPPFTIFGNHQIPNQFLRKKKGNYSQGKRRNGRTGMAQRDEVIRRTVYVSDIDQQVTEEQLASLFLNYGQVVDCRICGDPNSVLRFAFVEFTDEEGALAALNLSGTMLGFYPIKVLPSKTAIAPVNPNFLPQNDDEREMCARTVYCANIDKKVSHAEIKMFFESVCGEVQQLRMLGDNHHSTRIAFVEFVMAESAIAALNCSGMLLGSTAIRVSPSKTPVRPRFARKHMH, from the exons atggcGGTGGTTGAAAACACTGTGAAAGTTGATATGGGTTCTGAAAATGGGTCATTGAATTGGAGCTCCGAAATGAAAAgggttgaagaagatgaacaaaAGGTGAAAGTATCCAACAAAGATAATGAGAATCATAACAGAGAAATGAGGGAATTAGAAGAAATGTTGTCTAAACTTAATCCAAGTGCTAAAGAGTTTGTTCCTCATACCCTTTTAACTAACCCAAATCCTCAATTCCATGGACCTTTTGTACCCAACCTTTTTCCTGTTCCTATGGATGATCCTTCTCCTCCTTTCACAATTTTTGGTAATCATCAGATTCCCAATCAATTTCTGAGGAAG AAGAAGGGTAACTATAGTCAAGGGAAGAGAAGGAATGGTAGAACTGGTATGGCTCAAAGGGACGAGGTTATTAGGAGAACTGTTTATGTTTCTGATATTGATCAACAG GTGACTGAGGAGCAGCTGGCATCTCTTTTCTTAAATTATGGCCAG GTGGTTGACTGTCGAATTTGCGGTGATCCAAATTCCGTGCTACGTTTTGCTTTTGTTGAGTTTACTGACGAGG AAGGTGCATTGGCCGCTTTGAATCTGTCTGGAACAATGCTTGGGTTCTATCCTATCAAAGTTCTTCCTTCTAAAACCGCCATAGCTCCTGTAAACCCCAATTTTCTGCCTCAG AATGACGATGAACGAGAAATGTGTGCTAGAACTGTTTACTGTGCAAACATTGATAAGAAG GTTTCTCATGCTGAAATCAAAATGTTTTTTGAATCTGTATGTGGAGAG GTTCAGCAACTGAGGATGCTTGGAGATAATCATCATTCTACTCGTATTGCCTTTGTCGAGTTTGTGATG GCTGAAAGTGCTATTGCTGCTCTTAATTGCAGTGGTATGCTATTGGGATCTACAGCAATAAG AGTGAGCCCATCGAAGACACCAGTTCGCCCTCGTTTTGCTCGTAAACATATGCACTGA